From Argopecten irradians isolate NY chromosome 3, Ai_NY, whole genome shotgun sequence:
AGATGTCACTGGAGATGGCGGTCTTGGCACGGATACTACGGTAGATGTCACTGGAGATGGCGGTCTTGGCACGGATACTACGGTAGATGTCACTGGAGATGGCGGTCTTGGCACGGATACTACGGTAGATGTCACTGGAGATGGCGGTCTTGGCACGGATACTATCGTTAGATGTCACTGGAGATGGTCGGTCTTGGCACGGATACTACGGTATATGAGAAAATATCTTGTCGAGTGATAACAGAGCTGGTTCAAAACAATTTTCAGGTACACCGTCAAAGATAGGAAGACATGTTCACATATGAACAACAACccattgaaaaacaaaaatccttAAAGGGACATAGCAAGAGCTGAAGCTGTGTTTATCAGTTGTACAATGAAAGTTACTATAGGTTtgtttttctctataaaaagTATTTCTTTGCTGTTGTTTTGACCATGTTTGTTTTCTTCCCCTGTTTCCTGGTGAGATACCTTGTCAGACCtgcattgtatttttattaCTAGGTTCGGAACTACCCGAAGAGTTTTACGTCAACACGCCCAACAAATCGAATACGATTTATACGACACAGATGTTTATAGGGTAAATTGACTAGCAGAATGTCAAATACTCTCAATTTTTCTTCGAATGTAtacacatttataaattgaataatatgttttaattgaatttACAGAACAATCAattgagaagattttttttcaagagAGCATGCGCTATGGAATACGGCAAATACACAGTGCATTGAACgaaataatcaaattaatgGTTTCCAATTATAAAGCCTGATTAAATTTCCCGCCACTATTTCAATTACCATGAGATTTCAACGCAAAAATAACCACTAAAAAGGAAATAATAATGGAGCGTTATAGCACTGGTTATTAAACCTATGCAAATAAATAGATACTTGAATAAATACTTAAGCATAGTTCGTTATACGTAGTATAACGCCAACCCTTTAACCAAAggaaattttgttattaacaaTTGTTATTCTTTACGATGACGTACTGCTCATTCACCAAGCAAATCATTAGTAATAATAGTTTTCCATCATCTTTGTATCAATCCAAATAAGACTTTTATTTGGTGTGTCTACATTATGTGCGGTGCCTAACTTCATTTCGCTGGCGAACTTCTTCCTATACAACACAAAAGGTGTGTTGACGCACTGTCAGTGGTATTGACCCGCAGTGTTTTTTTATCCCATCAAAAAACACTGATACCTAATACACGTTGTcacaatattattttaatattagaaACACCGTTTCAAACAAACATCGTTCTACCTGGATAACTTCACAGGTATTTAACACAGTTGTAATAATATCTGGACAGACTAAGGATCAATTGGATTGACGAGACAAAGTCGTTTTGGATGTTCAAGTGGCAAATGGTGTAAATCCATATTCACATCGTAGTGACTGAAGAACATGTCGTCTTTCAAACTGTTTTGTCTTCTGCTTTCATTTGCTGTTGCAGACGCAGGGTACATCACGGATGCAAAGAACTTATTTACCAGCTTAACAGCTGGTTATAACACCGAAATTCGACCGATCAACGACCAATGGGAcaatatttccataaatatcgatatgtatatgatttctattaaggtagctccatacttttgggaaaacccatgtcatttttttctaacaggtcttattttcttgcatttttcatgtagatttcaaatctataaagataaatgggtgttctcgaactactttttgagatatttgagcttgaaatataccatccctgcaaatttgctgaccgaaaatagaaaaattcataaaaaattatgttttctgtaatattagggtgaatatagtctcgatcctgttgatttttttgtccTAATTtttcttacgatagaacaatatacaaaactattttatttttacaaatgctaactaatttttgttatttcccaggaccgtttctatacgtaattatcatgttttgccatattttctcCATGTTCACATCGTAGTGACTGAAGAACATGTCGTCTTTCAAAGATAGCATATAAacttcaatgttttgatctttTGCTTTCATTTGATTGTTATCGCAGGGTAATCACGGATTGCAAAGAAACTTTTACCACTTAACAGCTCCGTTATAACACCGAAATTCGACCGATCAACGACCAATGGGAcaatatttccataaatatCGATATGTATATGATTTCTATTAAGGATTTTGATGCAGTATCCGGAACTTTGAATGTGGTTGCTGTGTTTATTATTACATGGTATGACACTTCATTAACGTGGAACCCAGCTTTGTTCAACTGGCGAGACACTATTAACATAGGACAAGATCATATATGGCTTCCAAAACTATACAATATCAAAGTGTCTGATTCATTCCAAGCTCTAAGTGATAAAAACCTTAAAGTAAGAATTCAGAACGACGGCTTTGTTCAATGGCAACCAGGTGGTCTGATCGACGTCAAGTGTGATCCGGATGTAAGACACTTCCCGTTTGATTTTCAAACATGCTCAATACAGTTTGCTCCTTGGGGTTATTCTAGAAATGAAGTTGCCTTGAAGCCTGCGAAACCCAATATAACATTGGATTTCTATGAACCACACGGCGAGTGGTCTTTAGAAAACACTGAAACAGGTACTTACATACTCAGTGATATCAGTCTTGTTACATTCAACATCACAATCTCACGACTTCCGGCCTTTCACATTGTCAACACCCTCATGCCGATCTTTTTGCTGATGTTTATGAACCCACTGGTGTTTATGCTGCCGTGTGACTCCGGAGAACGAGTTGGATTCAGCCTGACTGTGTTTCTCACTTTTACGGtttttattactattgttaataGTGTTCTTCCTGCCAACTCAAACAGCATGTCTAAGCTGTCTTATTACATCATCACAGCCCTTGTCGTAAGTGGAGTCATAGCCTCCATAAACATATTCCAACTAAAATTGTACTTCAAAGATGAAAACGAAAAAGTACCTCGGTGGATAGTTAGAATCATGCGTGCAC
This genomic window contains:
- the LOC138318459 gene encoding neuronal acetylcholine receptor subunit alpha-6-like, with amino-acid sequence MSSFKLFCLLLSFAVADAGYITDAKNLFTSLTAGYNTEIRPINDQWDNISINIDMYMISIKDFDAVSGTLNVVAVFIITWYDTSLTWNPALFNWRDTINIGQDHIWLPKLYNIKVSDSFQALSDKNLKVRIQNDGFVQWQPGGLIDVKCDPDVRHFPFDFQTCSIQFAPWGYSRNEVALKPAKPNITLDFYEPHGEWSLENTETGTYILSDISLVTFNITISRLPAFHIVNTLMPIFLLMFMNPLVFMLPCDSGERVGFSLTVFLTFTVFITIVNSVLPANSNSMSKLSYYIITALVVSGVIASINIFQLKLYFKDENEKVPRWIVRIMRALTCRCKAGRSNDQVQAFCPEDANPISVPDKNKPREQTIIGKDSVTQDPEMTWKEVVHILDKFYTLFFYIAISVSSIAILVSMSQGLA